The Fundulus heteroclitus isolate FHET01 chromosome 13, MU-UCD_Fhet_4.1, whole genome shotgun sequence genome contains a region encoding:
- the LOC105934100 gene encoding cell division control protein 42 homolog: protein MQTIKCVVVGDGAVGKTCLLISYTTNKFPSEYVPTVFDNYAVTVMIGGEPYTLGLFDTAGQEDYDRLRPLSYPQTDVFLVCFSVVSPSSFENVREKWVPEISHHCPRTPFLLVGTQMDLRDDNNTLEKLAKNKQRPISSEGGEKLARDLRAVKYVECSALTQRGLKNVFDEAILAALEPPEIKPKKRCTLL from the exons ATGCAGACCATAAAGTGTGTGGTAGTGGGTGACGGTGCCGTGGGGAAGACCTGCCTGCTCATCTCGTACACCACCAACAAGTTTCCCTCTGAATACGTCCCAACC GTCTTCGATAACTATGCCGTGACGGTGATGATCGGAGGAGAGCCCTACACTCTCGGATTGTTTGACACTGCAG GTCAGGAGGACTATGACAGACTGCGACCCCTCAGCTACCCACAGACCGACGTCTTCCTCGTCTGTTTCTCCGTCGTGTCGCCTTCCTCCTTTGAAAACGTCAGAGAGAAG tgGGTGCCTGAGATTTCGCATCACTGTCCACGGACGCCCTTCCTGCTGGTTGGGACTCAAATGGATTTGAGAGATGACAACAACACTTTGGAGAAGCTGGCCAAGAACAAACAACGACCGATTAGCTCTGAAGGCGGAGAGAAACTGGCGCGGGATCTCAGAGCTGTCAAATATGTGGAGTGCTCAGCTTTGACGCAG AGAGGACTGAAGAACGTGTTCGATGAGGCCATCCTGGCAGCACTGGAGCCCCCAGAAATCAAGCCCAAAAAGCGTTGCACCCTGCTATAG